GGCCTGACGGTGGCGATCGAGCCGCCCGAACTCGAGATGCGGGTGGCCATCCTGATGAAGAAGTCCGACGCCGAAGGCAGCCGCATGCCCGAGGACGTGGCCTTCTTCGTGGCCAAGAACGTGCGCGCCAACGTGCGCGAGCTCGAAGGCGCGCTGCGCAAGGTGCTGGCCTACAGCCGCTTCAGCCACAAGGAAATCAGCATCAACCTGGCGCGCGAGGCGCTCAAGGACCTGCTGTCGATCCAGAACCGCCAGGTCTCGGTCGAGAACATCCAGAAGACGGTGGCCGACTTCTACAAGATCAAGATCGCCGACATGTACAGCAAGAAGCGCCCGGCCTCGATCGCGCGGCCGCGCCAGATCGCGATGTACCTGGCCAAGGAGATGACGCAGAAGAGCCTGCCCGAGATCGGCGAGCTGTTCGGCGGGCGTGATCACACGACGGTGCTGCACGCGGTGCGCAAGATCGGCGGCGAGCGCCAGAAGAACACCGAACTGAATCAGCAGCTGCACGTGCTCGAGCAGACGCTCAAAGGCTGAAACGCCTTCAATTCAGGCGAAAATAGCGGATTCACGCGCGCGCCCGAGGGGCGCCGTGAGCCGATGCGGCCTCCGGGCCCGCACCCACACAACGACACTGGTGAGACACCGACATGATCGTCCTGAAAGCAGCGCAGGAACAGGTTCTGGGCGCCCTGCAAGCGGTTTCCGGCATCGTCGAGCGACGCCACACCCTTCCGATCCTGGCCAACGTGCTGATCCGCAAGAGCGGCGGCCGCACCGAACTGACGACCAGCGACCTGGAAATCCAGGTCCGCACCGCCGCCGAACTGGGTGGTGACGAAAGCGCCTTCAGCACCACGGTCGGCGCGCGCAAGCTGATCGACATCCTGCGCATGCTGCCGTCCGACCAGATCGTGACGCTGACCGCGGCGCAGAACAAGCTCACGCTGCAAGGCGGCAAGAGCCGTTTCACGCTGCAGACGCTGCCGGCCGACGACTTCCCGCTGGTGCAGGAAGCCGCCGACTTCGGCCCCGCCTTCAGCGTGCCGCAGAAGACGCTCAAGAGCCTGATCGACCAGGTGCACTTCGCGATGGCGGTGCACGACATCCGCTACTACCTCAACGGCATCCTGTTCGTCGCCGAAGGCAAGACGCTGACGCTGGTGGCCACCGACGGCCACCGCCTGGCGCTCGCCCAGGCCACGCTCGAAGCCGAGATCCCGAAGCAGGAGGTGATCCTGCCGCGCAAGACCGTGCTCGAACTGCAGCGCCTCTTGAAGGACGACAAGGCCAGCAAGGAAGCCGCCAAGCAGGAAGGCGCCGAAGAGCCGCGCATCGAGATGCGCTTTGCCGACAACCAGGCCAAGTTCAGCTTCGGCGGCATGGAGTTCGTCACCAAGCTGGTCGAGGGCAAGTTCCCCGACTACAACCGCGTCATCCCGCGCAACCACAAGAACCACGTCACGCTCGGCCGTGCGCCGCTGCTGGCCAGCCTGCAGCGCGCCGCGATCCTGACGAGCGAGAAGTTCAAGGGCGTGCGCGTCAACTTCGAGCCCGGCACCTTGCGCATCGCCTCCAGCAATGCCGAGCAGGAAGAAGCCAAGGAAGAGCTCGAGATCGACTACGGCGGCGACGCCATCGAGATCGGCTTCAACGTCACCTACCTGATGGACGTGCTGGCCAACGTCAACGAGGACATGGTGACGCTGTCGCTGCAGGACGCCAGCAGCTCGGCGCTGATCACCGTGCCCGAGCGCAGCGGCTTCAAGTACGTCGTGATGCCGATGCGGATTTGAGCGCCGCGCCCAGCTTCATCTCACACACAAGCGGGCACGGGCCCGCTTCCGCGTTTTTACAAGGGCCCGCACGCCGTGCCGGCACCGACTGAGCAAGCCCCATGACCGACCCGAAAAGCCTCCCCCAGGAACCCAACGGCAGCGCCGATGCCGACGGCGTGACGCGCCGCGATCTGCCTGACGTCGAAGGCGTGCCGGTCTCGACCGGGGCGGAAGCGTCGGCGGCCTACGGCTCCGACTCGATCCAGATCCTCGAAGGCCTGGAAGCGGTGCGCAAGCGCCCGGGCATGTACATCGGCGACACCAGCGACGGCACCGGCCTGCACCACCTGGTGTTCGAGGTGGTCGACAACTCGATCGACGAGGCCCTGGCCGGCCACTGCGACGACATCATCGTCACCATCCACACCGACAACTCGATTTCCGTCATCGACAACGGTCGCGGCATCCCGACCGGCGTCAAGATGGACGACAAGCACGAGCCCAAGCGCAGTGCCGCCGAGATCGCGCTGACCGAGCTGCACGCGGGTGGCAAGTTCAACCAGAACAGCTACAAGGTCTCGGGCGGCCTGCACGGCGTGGGCGTCTCCTGCGTCAACGGCCTGTCGACCTGGCTGCGCCTGACGGTGCGCCGCGACGGCCGCGCGCATTTCATGGAGTTCCGCCAGGGCATCCCGCAAGACCGGGTGCTGGAACGGCGCGACGGCTTCGAGGTGAGCCCGATGAAGGTCATCGGCGAGACCGACAAGCGCGGCACCGAGGTGCACTTCCTGCCCGACCACACGATCTTCTCGAACATCGACTTCCACTACGAGATCCTCAGCAAGCGGCTGCGCGAACTCTCGTTCCTGAACAACGGCGTCAAGATCCGCCTGGTCGACGAGCGCAACAACAAGGAAGACAACTTCGCCTACGCCGGCGGTGTCAAGGGCTTCGTCGAGTTCGTCAACAAGGGCAAGAAGGTCCTGCACGGCAACATCTTCCACGCCCGCGGCGACAAGATGAGCGACAACCAGACCAACGTCGGCGTCGAAGTGGCGATGCAGTGGAACGAGAGCTACAACGAGAACGTGCTCTGCTTCACCAACAACATCCCGCAGCGTGACGGCGGCACCCACCTGACCGGCCTGCGTGCGGCGATGACGCGTGTCATCAACAAGTACATCGACGACAACGACATCGCCAAGAAGGCCAAGGTCGAGATCACCGGCGACGACATGCGCGAGGGTCTGGCCTGCGTCGTCAGCGTCAAGGTGCCCGAGCCCAAGTTCTCGAGCCAGACCAAGGACAAGCTGGTGTCGAGCGAAGTGCGCGCGCCGGTCGAGGACATCGTCAGCCGCCTGCTGACCGACTGGCTGCTCGAGAACCC
This portion of the Leptothrix cholodnii SP-6 genome encodes:
- the dnaN gene encoding DNA polymerase III subunit beta → MIVLKAAQEQVLGALQAVSGIVERRHTLPILANVLIRKSGGRTELTTSDLEIQVRTAAELGGDESAFSTTVGARKLIDILRMLPSDQIVTLTAAQNKLTLQGGKSRFTLQTLPADDFPLVQEAADFGPAFSVPQKTLKSLIDQVHFAMAVHDIRYYLNGILFVAEGKTLTLVATDGHRLALAQATLEAEIPKQEVILPRKTVLELQRLLKDDKASKEAAKQEGAEEPRIEMRFADNQAKFSFGGMEFVTKLVEGKFPDYNRVIPRNHKNHVTLGRAPLLASLQRAAILTSEKFKGVRVNFEPGTLRIASSNAEQEEAKEELEIDYGGDAIEIGFNVTYLMDVLANVNEDMVTLSLQDASSSALITVPERSGFKYVVMPMRI